CGCACCCGGAGTGCCGGCTCGACGTGATCGAGCTGGCGGACGCGGTGCGCTCGACGACGGGCTTCCTGCGCTATGCGAAGGAGAGCGACGCGACGGAGTTCATCATCGGCACGGAGGTCGGGCTGATCCCGCGGCTGGAGGCCGAGAACCCGGGCAAGCGCTTCTACCCGGCGTCCGAGGAGATGGTCTGCCCGAACATGAAGATGACGCACCTCGAGGACGTGCTGGCGGTGCTCGAGACCGAGGACAACGAGATCCTCGTGCCGGACGAGATCCGCGTGCGCGCGGTGCGGGCGCTCGAGCGGATGTTGAAGATCACCTGACCTCGGCGTAGAATCCGCTCCCCGCACACCACGGAGGGTTGCCCGTGCTCGATCTGAAGTTCGTCCGCGAGAACCTCGACCTGCTGCGCGAGCGGCTCGCCACGCGCGGGATGGACGTCGACCTGGCCCCCTTCCGCGCGCTCGAGGGCGAGCGGCGCGCGCTCATCCTGGAGATCGAGGAGCTGCGCGCGCGGCGCAACGCGGTGTCCAAGGAGATCGCCGCGGCGAAGAAGCGCGGCGAGGACGCGGCCGCGGCGGTCGCCGCGATGCGCGAGGTCGGCGATCGCGTCCAGGCGCTCGAGGCCCGCCAGCGCGCCAACGACGAGGCGCTCATCGAGCTGATGCGCAACGTCCCGAACCTGCCGCACGCGTCGGTGCCGGTCGGCGCGAGCGAGGAGGACAACCTCGAGGTGCGCCGCTGGGGCGCGCCGCCGGCGTTCGACTTCGAGCCCAAGGCGCACTGGGACCTCGGCGAGACCCTCGGCATCCTGGATTTCGAGCGCGCCGCGAAGATCTCCGGCGCGCGCTTCTGCGTCTCGTTCGGCCTCGGTGCGCGGCTCGAGCGCGCGCTCATCTCCTTCATGATCGACCTGCACGTGAACGAGCACGGTTACCGCGAGGTGCTGCCGCCGTTCCTCGTCAACCGCGAGAGCCTCATCGGCACCGGTCAGCTGCCGAAGTTCGAGGCCGAGCTGTTCCGCAGCGACCCTTCGGGGTACTACCTCATCCCGACGGCGGAGGTCCCGGTGACCAACATCCACCGCGGCGAGATCCTCGAGGGGGCGCGGCTGCCGGTGAAGTACGTCGCGTGGACGCCGTGCTTCCGCGCGGAGGCGGGCGCAGCCGGCAAGGACACGCGGGGGCTGATCCGCCAGCACCAGTTCAACAAGGTCGAGCTGGTGAAGTTCGCCGACCCGGCGACCTCCTACGACGAGCTGGAGGCGCTCACCCGCGACGCCTGCACGGTGCTCGAGCGGCTGGGCCTGCCGTATCGCGTCGTCGCGCTGTGCACCGGCGACCTCGGCTTCTCGTCGGCGAAGACCTACGACATCGAGGTCTGGATGCCGGGGCAGGGGCGCTACCGTGAGATCTCCTCCTGCAGCAACTTCGAGGACTTCCAGGCGCGTCGCGCCGAGATCCGCTTCCGGCCGGAGCCGAAGGCCAAGCCGGCCCTCGTGCACACGCTCAACGGCTCGGGCCTCGCGATCGGCCGGACCGTCGTCGCGATCCTCGAGAACTTTCAGCGCGCGGACGGCTCGGTGGCCATCCCCCCCGCCCTGGTCCCGTACATGGGCGGTGCGACGGAGATCACGGCGCCCTGAAAGATCACCGGAACGCGCGCTCCCGTTGTCAGAACCGGGGGCTGGTTGTATAGTACGCGCTCGCGAGCGGAGGGATGGCCGAGCTGGTTTAAGGCGACGGTCTTGAAAACCGTTGTTCCGTGCTGAACGGAACCGTGGGTTCGAATCCTACTCCCTCCACCAGGACCGTGCGAGGTGGAGGGCCAGCCGCCGCGACGGTGGGCAGAACGCACACGGAGAGGTGGCCGAGTCGGCTGAAGGCAACCGCCTGCTAAGCGGTTGTCCTGGGAAACCGGGACCCCGGGTTCGAATCCCGGCCTCTCCGCCAAGACACAATCCCGCGCCGGCATCTTGGCGCGGGCGCCGCTTTCGGGTATAGTACGCGGCCTGTAGTACGCGCCCTTAGCTCAGCTGGATAGAGCGACGGACTACGAATCCGTAGGTCGGGGGTTCGAATCCCTCAGGGCGCGCCACCTACTCCCTCGGGAATTCCGCTGGTTAGCGTCCATCTCCGAAATGGGAGTTGGCCACCTTCCGGACCTCTGTGTCCAAAAAGTGTCCATCGGTGAGCCGGCAAGGGTTTCGACTGCCCGTTGCTTGTGCGGCTGGGAGAGGTGGGCGTAACGCAGGTCATTCGAGTGACGCACCAGGATCTGGTTGCGGCCGAAGTCGACGTCGTTCCACTCCAGGTTCATCAGCTCGCCGCGGCGCATGCCGGTGTTCAGCGCCGCGACGACCATTGGCCGGAAGCAGGCCGGGCAGGCCCCGAGGGGGAGGCGATCTCGTCGCGCAGGAGGAAGCGCAGCCGGCGTTTCTCGGCGAGCATTGACCCACCTGGTTGGATGCAGGCAACATAGCCAAATGCGTTCCTCGTGCGTCGCAAGGCTCAAGGAGTCCGTCCCCGCGTTGCTGGCGGCCGGCTTTCTCCTCGTGGCGCCCCCGTGGTTGGAGCACGCCGGGGCGATGGTTCGAGAGAGCCCGGCGGCGGTCGCGGGCCCCGAGCGGGCCGGGGGCTACCTCCCTTCGGAAATCGTGGTGAAGTTCAAGCCCACGTCCACCGGGCGGGAACGGGCGGCCCTGCACCTCAGTCATGGGGGCAAGCCTCTCAGGGAGTACCGCGGACTCGACATGCAGAGGATCGGGCTGCCCGCGGGGCTGACGGTAGAGGAGGCGATCGCCCGGTACGAGCGGGACCCGAGTGTCGAATATGCGCAGCCCAACCGTCTCTTTGAGGTCCTGGCGAAGCCGAACGACCCGCGCTTCGCGTTCCAGTGGGGGCTCCAGGTGATGGAAGCGGCGCGGGCGTGGGACCTCACCGTGGGGAGCCCGGAGGTCGTTGTAGCCGTGATAGACACCGGCGTGGACTACACCCATCCGGACCTCGCCGCGAATATCTGGACCAATCCGGGTGAGATCCCGGGGAATGGCATCGACGATGACGGCGACGGCTACATCGACGACGTCCACGGCGTCAACACGATCCTGGCGCACACGGATCAGAAGGCGGGCGATCCCATGGACGACCACGGCCATGGAACTCACGTCGCCGGCACGATCGGAGCCGTAGGAAACAACGGGATCGGCGTGGTCGGCGTCAACTGGGATGTGAAGATTCTGCCCTGCAAGTTCATTGCCGCAAGCGGTTGGGGCTCAACCGCCGATGCCATCGAGTGCCTGGAGTACGTCCGGGGGCTGCGGGACCGGGGGGTGCGCATCGTGGCGACGAACAACAGTTGGGGCGCCGTAGGGTCCGTTGACCGCGCGCTCGAGGATGCGGTTCGCGCCCAGGCCAACGCGGGAATCATCTTTGTTGCGGCAGCGGCCAATGATTCGGCCGACATCGATCGCACCGGGTACATGCCGGCGGGGATCAAGATGCCCAACGTGCTCACGGTCGCCGCGACGAGCAGCACCGATGCTCTCGCCTCTTTTTCCAACTTTGGCGTGCTCGGTGTCCACCTTGGGGCCCCGGGGGAGGGCGTCTTGAGCACCTACCCCGGCTCCTATTCCCTGTTGTCGGGGACATCGATGGCCGCGCCGCACGTCGCCGGCCTCGCCGCTCTCCTCGCTGCCGACGACCCGAGCCTTGACGCCGGGGCCATCCGCAGCCTGATTCTTGCCGACGCCGAGCCTGCCGCGTCCCTCTCAGGCGGCACGCTGACCGGAGGACGGGTGAACGCCTACCGGTCTCTCACCTGCACCTCTTCGCCCTTCTTTGCCCCGACCCAGTACCCGACGCAGTCGTATCCGGTGGGCTTCGCGGTGACCCTCTCCGCGGTCAGTGTCAACTGCGCCACGCCGGTCGGGCCGGTGACGGTCGCCAGCGGTCTGGGGCAGACGATCGCGCTGCGCGATGACGGCGTGGCCCCGGACGTGGTGGCCGGAGACGGCACGTTTGCCGGGACGTGGTATCCGTCACGTCCTGGCGAGCAATTGACATTTTCCTCGCCGCTGGGAAGCAGAACGGTCACGACGCCGCTACTGACGATCGCGACCTCGGCCCTGCCCGACCCGGCGGTCGGGCGGCCCTATTCAGTCGTCCTCGGCGCCCAGGGAGGGATTCCGCCGTACACCTGGTCGCTGGTCTCCGGCGCACTGCCCCCCGGCCTTTCCCTCGCGGCCTCCGGCGTGATCTCCGGGTCGGCGGAGAACGCCGGGAAGTACCCTGTTCGGCTGGCTCTCGCCGATTCGGTCGGCAACGTGCACGCCCGCGACCTCCTCCTCCTGCCGAGGCTCGCGAGCAATCTCTCGCTTTCCTGGACGCGGGCCTACGACTCCCCGAGTTCGTTTGAGGAGGCGAGGAGCATCGCCTTCGACGAAGGCGGCGGCCTGCTTGTCGCCGGGGCCCGGCTCCTCTCTGCGAACAGCGGCATGGAAGACTTCGTCACGAAGCTCGATGTCGAGGGATACGGCATCTGGACGCGTTCGATCCCGGGCGCCAATTATGACGCGGCTGATGACGTCGCCGCCGACGGGCTGGGGAACATCTATGTGAGCGGGCGGACGGGAACGTCCACCGAGCAGCGGCTTTTCCTGGCAAAGTATGACTCGGCGGGGACCCTGCTCTGGATTCGGGACTATCCTTCCACCCTCAATCCTGTGTCCTGGGGCAGCATGGCAGTTCTGAGCGTTGCCGGGCCCGACGCGATATTTCTCAGCGCACCGGATTCGACGGCTTATTGCTGGACCACGTTGACGCTCAAGTACGACGCCTCCGGGAACCTGCTCTGGATGCGCCGGTCCCCGATCACGGTTCAGTCCGGCGGCGCGCGCTCGAGCTTGAACTCGAGCGCAATCGTCACGGACGGGGCAGGAAACGCGTACCTGGCGGGGACCCGTGCGAACAATTCCGGGGATTACCCGGAGGTGCTCAAGTACCTTCCTGACGGATCTGTGGCGTGGGACCGCACCTATGAGCCCGACGCGAGCGATCCGGGCGATTGCCGTGGGGCGGACATCGCCAGGGACGATCAGGGGAACCTCTATGTGTCCGGCTGGGGGCGGGTGTGGGGCACAGAAATCTACCGCTGGTTCGTCATGAAGCTCGACCCGGCCGGAGATCTGGTGTGGACCCGGACCTTTTCCGACTTCGTCGCAGACTATCAGTACCAGAGGGCCATCGCGCTCGATGGGCGCGGTCACGTCTACCTGGTGGGGGAGTCGGGTGACGGGCAGAAGTCCAACGCAGGCCAGGGCCTGATTCTCACCTACGACACCGGCGGCACCTTCCTCGGGAGCACCTTCTACGGGAGCAGCCGTGACGACGACGTGTTCAACGAGATTGTGGCAGATGATGCCGGCGGGGTCTTCGTCGTCGGCGGCCGGATGGGCTCGGCCGGGACTCCGTACACCGTCTTGAAATACCAGAACCCGTTGCTCAAGCTCGCGGAACCGATTCTCACGCCGCCGCCGGGGACCTTCCAGTCTCCCCCGGAGGTCACCGTTTCGAGCGCGGACCCCGGGGCGATCCTGCGCTACACCATGGACCGAACTGCGGCCTCCCGCACCCACGGGACGCTGATCTCGAGCGGCGCCTCCATCCCGGTCACGGCCACGTCGGTGCTCAACGTGTACGCCTACACGGCGGACGGTGGATATGACCCCGCGGCCACCGGCGGGACCTACACTCTTGCCGCGGCGCCGCCAACCTTCAGCCCCGCCGGCGGGGCCTTCAGCAATCCCCTGGCTGTCAGGA
This portion of the bacterium genome encodes:
- a CDS encoding tyrosine-type recombinase/integrase produces the protein MVVAALNTGMRRGELMNLEWNDVDFGRNQILVRHSNDLRYAHLSQPHKQRAVETLAGSPMDTFWTQRSGRWPTPISEMDANQRNSRGSRWRALRDSNPRPTDS
- the serS gene encoding serine--tRNA ligase produces the protein MLDLKFVRENLDLLRERLATRGMDVDLAPFRALEGERRALILEIEELRARRNAVSKEIAAAKKRGEDAAAAVAAMREVGDRVQALEARQRANDEALIELMRNVPNLPHASVPVGASEEDNLEVRRWGAPPAFDFEPKAHWDLGETLGILDFERAAKISGARFCVSFGLGARLERALISFMIDLHVNEHGYREVLPPFLVNRESLIGTGQLPKFEAELFRSDPSGYYLIPTAEVPVTNIHRGEILEGARLPVKYVAWTPCFRAEAGAAGKDTRGLIRQHQFNKVELVKFADPATSYDELEALTRDACTVLERLGLPYRVVALCTGDLGFSSAKTYDIEVWMPGQGRYREISSCSNFEDFQARRAEIRFRPEPKAKPALVHTLNGSGLAIGRTVVAILENFQRADGSVAIPPALVPYMGGATEITAP
- a CDS encoding S8 family serine peptidase, producing MLAAGFLLVAPPWLEHAGAMVRESPAAVAGPERAGGYLPSEIVVKFKPTSTGRERAALHLSHGGKPLREYRGLDMQRIGLPAGLTVEEAIARYERDPSVEYAQPNRLFEVLAKPNDPRFAFQWGLQVMEAARAWDLTVGSPEVVVAVIDTGVDYTHPDLAANIWTNPGEIPGNGIDDDGDGYIDDVHGVNTILAHTDQKAGDPMDDHGHGTHVAGTIGAVGNNGIGVVGVNWDVKILPCKFIAASGWGSTADAIECLEYVRGLRDRGVRIVATNNSWGAVGSVDRALEDAVRAQANAGIIFVAAAANDSADIDRTGYMPAGIKMPNVLTVAATSSTDALASFSNFGVLGVHLGAPGEGVLSTYPGSYSLLSGTSMAAPHVAGLAALLAADDPSLDAGAIRSLILADAEPAASLSGGTLTGGRVNAYRSLTCTSSPFFAPTQYPTQSYPVGFAVTLSAVSVNCATPVGPVTVASGLGQTIALRDDGVAPDVVAGDGTFAGTWYPSRPGEQLTFSSPLGSRTVTTPLLTIATSALPDPAVGRPYSVVLGAQGGIPPYTWSLVSGALPPGLSLAASGVISGSAENAGKYPVRLALADSVGNVHARDLLLLPRLASNLSLSWTRAYDSPSSFEEARSIAFDEGGGLLVAGARLLSANSGMEDFVTKLDVEGYGIWTRSIPGANYDAADDVAADGLGNIYVSGRTGTSTEQRLFLAKYDSAGTLLWIRDYPSTLNPVSWGSMAVLSVAGPDAIFLSAPDSTAYCWTTLTLKYDASGNLLWMRRSPITVQSGGARSSLNSSAIVTDGAGNAYLAGTRANNSGDYPEVLKYLPDGSVAWDRTYEPDASDPGDCRGADIARDDQGNLYVSGWGRVWGTEIYRWFVMKLDPAGDLVWTRTFSDFVADYQYQRAIALDGRGHVYLVGESGDGQKSNAGQGLILTYDTGGTFLGSTFYGSSRDDDVFNEIVADDAGGVFVVGGRMGSAGTPYTVLKYQNPLLKLAEPILTPPPGTFQSPPEVTVSSADPGAILRYTMDRTAASRTHGTLISSGASIPVTATSVLNVYAYTADGGYDPAATGGTYTLAAAPPTFSPAGGAFSNPLAVRIQSSSPGAVIRYTLDGSTPSASHGARLVSGSAVWINRRATLRAVAVVPGWDASPAQGATYSFEVAPPTFALVGGASSPRAAAGHDKSSLTVKITSRTNAAVIKYTTNGETPSRATGTVLPDHGTVAISRWCTLKAFAYRPYPPDWPDSRVSSVTYRHSAPPSEGEK